The window TGCCCGGCGCGACTGTTGCCGCTACGCTGTAGCCGTAGGCGGCCGCCACGCCGGTGCCGATCAGGGTCCACATGTTCGGACTGCGGTTGCGCAGCGAGTCGCGCCAGCGCACGAAGAAGGGGCCGCCGGCCCACAGCACCACCGGCGTGCTCAGGACCAGTTCGATCCAGTGCTGCGGCCATCCGGGCGGCAGCAGCCGGTGCCCGCCCATGGCCACGACCATCAGCAGCACGGTCAGCGGAAGCGACAGCCGGAAGCGCCGCTGCATGGCGTGCAGCTCGGGGTTGTCGTCGTCCAGCGCCGGCATGAGCGGTTCGAGCGCCATGCCGCAGATCGGGCAGGTGCCCGGCCCGCTCCGGCGAATCTGCGGGTGCATCGGGCACGTGTAGACGGCGGCACCGGCGCCGGGAGGAGGGTGGCTGGCGTCGTTCATATGGCAGTCCTGCAAGGCGATCCTGTTTGGATCGCGGCGGCGGCGAATGGTTCGGCGCCACGGTCATGCCTTGAAGGTCAGCAGCGGGGACAGCTTGGCGATCGGCCGCACCAGTCCTTCTTCCACCTGCGATTCGATCACCGGCCCGATCGGCTTGTAGGCCCCGGGCGCCTCTTCGATGCGGCGCTCCTCGCGCAGCGTGATGCACTCGAACTGGCGCTGTGCGCCGGCATCCGCGTCGTGCTTCGACTTCCACGCCATCTCCATGCGCGACACCGCCCGTCCCGCGCCATGGCTGGCCGAACTGGCCCAGCGTTCGTGACCGAGGCCGTCGAGCAGGTACGAGTCGTCGCCCATCGAACCGGGAATGAGCAGCGGTTGCCCGGCATGCGCGGGCGTGGCGCCCTTGCGGTGCACATTGCCGCCCGCTTCACTGAGCACGATACTGTGCGGCACGTCGCACACCAGCGGCATCGACTGGTCGCCGAACACCTGGCGGATGCGCTGGCGCACCAGTTCCACGATCAGCGCCCGGTTGGCGTCGGCGTAATGGGCGGCGGCGTGCATGGCCGTCAGGTATTCGGCGGCCAGCGGCCCGCACAGGCCATACAGGCCGGACTCCGGATGCTTTACGCCCGTTGGCCACTCGGCCTTGGCGCGGTCCATCCAGCGCGTGCCGATGTACGAACCCACGTCGCGCGAGCCGCTGTGCACCATCAGCGCCAGTTGACCGGGCCGCACGCCCAGTTCAAAGGCGCGGTGGCGGTCCAGCACTTGCGACACGTACTGGAACTCGCAGAAGTGATTGCCGGCGCCGAGCGTGGCCAGGCCCGGATCGCGCAGCAGGCCGCGGCGGGTATCCTGCAGCGCTTCGGGCGCATAGTGCGCGTTGCCGGCGATGTGCGAGGCCGCAAACAGGCGCGTCGTTTCCGCTTCGACCTGGGCGAAGTCGATGTGCGCGAACAGGCCCTCGCGCGTGTTGCGCATGGCGCGCCAAAAGGCGCCCAGGCCGTCGGAAAACAGCGCCGTCATGGCCGCCGGCGTGGTCGGCACATTGCGCGCCGCCTCCAGCAGATCGCCCTTGAGCAGGGCGACCAGGCGCTCCTTGTGCGCCAAAAAGCGTTCGAGCGGCACATCGATCACGTGCAGGCGCATGCCGCAGTTGATGTCGCGCCCGATCGATTCGGGTACCACGAAGTCGTGGTTGGTAACGAGGATGCTGCCGACCGGTACCGGCGCGCCGGGATGAAAGTCGGGCGTGGCGCAGGCGCGGCAGACGTGCCCGCCATGCGGGTGGCGCATGCCGGCGAACGCCAGCAGCTGGCTGACCGCTTTCGCTTCCAGCGGCAGGCTGTCGGGCAGCAGGATTTCGGCGCGCACGTCGGACCGCAAGGTCGACTGCACGCGCAGGATATTGCCTTCGCGTTCGGCGAAGATATTATGGGAGGCAAGGGCTTTGGCCAGGCGTTTGGCCGATACGGTAGTGCTCATTTTTGGCTGCTTTCAGGGGACGAAGAAAAACGCACCTTCGAAAAGGCGGTTTCTTCAGAGGCAGCAGCCAATACAACGAAGAGGGCGGATTATAGCAGGACGCCCGCAAGCATGGTGATTTCGTTAAGATTGAAGTGTAAATGAAATCAAAGTTGCAGCACGTCATCACCCTGTCATACCTTGTGCGTACCATCGCGGTTTTCACCCCTGAGAGTTGACCGTGAAGTCCTGTATCCGTGCCCTGTGGCTGGCAATGAGCGTCTGTTTAACCCTGCTGGCCACCCGCGCCAGCGCCGCCGAGCAGATCGTGGTCGGCCATGCGATCGACCTGTCCGGTCCCAACGGCAGCATCGGCCGCGATTATGTGGCCGGCATCACTACCTATTTCGACAGCATCAATGTCAAGGGCGGCATCAACGGCAGGAAGATCGTCTACACCGTGCGCGACGACCGCGGCGTGGCGGCCGAATCGGCCAGGCTGGCCAGCTCCCTGATCCAGCAGGACCGCGCCAACTACCTGCTCGGCGCCATCGGAGCCGAGTCGACCCAGGCCATCCTGGCCGCGCCGGCCTTTGCCGACTCGCGCCACGTGCTGTTTGCGCCGCTGACCGATGCTTTCGCGGCGCCGCGCGGGCGCGTCATTTTCTGGCGCCCCAGCATGGAGCGCGAGTGCCAGTTCATCCTCGCCTACTTCGACAAGCTGGGACTCAAAAAAGTCGGCATCGTCCTGCAGGACACGCCGCAGAACCAGAAAACCTACCAGATGGTCGCCGAGGAAGTGCGCAAGCGCGGCATGACGCTGGCCGGCACCGCGCGCGTGTCGGCCAATATCGAGGCCGACGCGAAGCAGTTAAGTGCCTCCGGCGCGAAAGTGGTGCTGATGATCGCCGATACCATCGGCGCATCGCAGTTCCTCAAGGCTTTTCGCAAGCATGATGCGAGCACGTTTGTTGCCGGCACTTCGCTGATCAACCTGGCCACCTTGAGCGAAATCGCCGGCGCCCGCGCCACCGAGTGGACCGTGTTTTCGCAGGTGGTGCCCAATCCGGGCAGCACCGCGTCGGTACTGCAGTCCGAGCATATCGACATGATGAAAAAATTCCGCGACGAGCCGGTATCGGCGATCACGCTCGAAGGCTTCGCCGTTGCCAAGACGCTGGTCAAGGCGATTCAGATGGACGCGGGCGGGCGCGGCGCCCTGCAGACAATGGCCGCCAGCCGCACCCCGATCGACATCGGCGGCATGACGATCCTGTCGTCCGACCGCAAGAGTACCATGTCCGAATTCGTGGACAT of the Massilia violaceinigra genome contains:
- a CDS encoding ABC transporter substrate-binding protein, producing the protein MSVCLTLLATRASAAEQIVVGHAIDLSGPNGSIGRDYVAGITTYFDSINVKGGINGRKIVYTVRDDRGVAAESARLASSLIQQDRANYLLGAIGAESTQAILAAPAFADSRHVLFAPLTDAFAAPRGRVIFWRPSMERECQFILAYFDKLGLKKVGIVLQDTPQNQKTYQMVAEEVRKRGMTLAGTARVSANIEADAKQLSASGAKVVLMIADTIGASQFLKAFRKHDASTFVAGTSLINLATLSEIAGARATEWTVFSQVVPNPGSTASVLQSEHIDMMKKFRDEPVSAITLEGFAVAKTLVKAIQMDAGGRGALQTMAASRTPIDIGGMTILSSDRKSTMSEFVDIALFKRDGRLMY
- a CDS encoding RtcB family protein; translated protein: MSTTVSAKRLAKALASHNIFAEREGNILRVQSTLRSDVRAEILLPDSLPLEAKAVSQLLAFAGMRHPHGGHVCRACATPDFHPGAPVPVGSILVTNHDFVVPESIGRDINCGMRLHVIDVPLERFLAHKERLVALLKGDLLEAARNVPTTPAAMTALFSDGLGAFWRAMRNTREGLFAHIDFAQVEAETTRLFAASHIAGNAHYAPEALQDTRRGLLRDPGLATLGAGNHFCEFQYVSQVLDRHRAFELGVRPGQLALMVHSGSRDVGSYIGTRWMDRAKAEWPTGVKHPESGLYGLCGPLAAEYLTAMHAAAHYADANRALIVELVRQRIRQVFGDQSMPLVCDVPHSIVLSEAGGNVHRKGATPAHAGQPLLIPGSMGDDSYLLDGLGHERWASSASHGAGRAVSRMEMAWKSKHDADAGAQRQFECITLREERRIEEAPGAYKPIGPVIESQVEEGLVRPIAKLSPLLTFKA